Proteins from a single region of Pirellulales bacterium:
- a CDS encoding phosphatidate cytidylyltransferase, which produces MEDWRTLSLVGGVLSLLTIATIIGQFLKRHPSTGLNAATVRAFNLRLRAWWTMCALLATARFIGKGWTAAIFGIISFVALREFITITPTRQGDHRALFWAFVLFTPLQYVLVGFNAYQLFSVLIPVYAFLFVPARIALSGDYKRYLERVAKIQTGLMICVYCLSFAPALLYLNIKDYAGSNYRLLFFFILMVQMGDALQYIWGKLIGRRIIVPSISSNRTWEGLLGGVASNTLLGASLYWATPFQPWQAASLTLIISILGFCGGLTMSAIKRDRGVKDYGTLVEGHGGILDRIDSICFAAPVFYHLTCSIFPQI; this is translated from the coding sequence ATGGAAGATTGGAGAACACTGTCTCTGGTCGGCGGCGTGCTCAGCCTGCTCACCATCGCCACGATCATTGGACAATTTCTAAAACGGCATCCAAGTACAGGACTGAATGCCGCTACTGTTCGTGCGTTTAACCTCAGGCTCCGCGCCTGGTGGACGATGTGCGCTCTGTTGGCCACTGCCCGATTTATCGGAAAAGGATGGACAGCAGCGATATTCGGTATTATTTCCTTCGTGGCACTGCGCGAGTTCATCACGATTACTCCCACTCGGCAGGGCGATCACCGAGCTTTGTTTTGGGCGTTCGTCTTATTCACGCCGTTGCAATATGTGCTCGTAGGATTTAATGCCTATCAGTTGTTTAGCGTACTCATTCCCGTTTACGCCTTTTTGTTTGTCCCGGCGCGAATTGCACTTTCGGGAGACTATAAGCGGTATTTGGAGCGTGTCGCCAAAATTCAAACCGGGCTGATGATCTGTGTCTATTGCCTCAGCTTCGCACCAGCACTTCTGTACCTGAACATTAAAGATTATGCGGGTTCCAATTATCGCTTGCTCTTCTTTTTTATTCTGATGGTACAAATGGGAGACGCCTTGCAATATATCTGGGGCAAGTTGATCGGACGACGCATTATTGTGCCGAGTATCAGTTCCAATCGCACTTGGGAGGGCCTGTTGGGAGGCGTAGCAAGCAACACCTTACTGGGAGCATCGCTCTACTGGGCAACGCCATTCCAACCCTGGCAGGCAGCAAGCCTGACATTGATTATTAGCATCTTAGGATTTTGCGGCGGCCTTACAATGTCGGCGATCAAGCGCGATCGTGGCGTAAAAGACTACGGCACTCTGGTCGAAGGTCACGGTGGAATACTAGATCGAATTGATTCAATTTGCTTCGCCGCGCCAGTATTCTACCACCTTACGTGCTCGATTTT
- a CDS encoding lysophospholipid acyltransferase family protein, whose product MTGTFLAALAKFLSGASARWVDCQPDTCQRVYFANHTSHLDALVVWSLLPFELRNLTRPVAAKDYWNSGSIRRYLATKVFDALLIDRTEIKVHNSPIDIMIREIGQTKSLIVFPEGGRSVDGEIGEFKSGLYYLGKKRPDLELVPVYIDNMNRVLPRGEVLPVPLLSCITFGPPIWLDKGEPKNDFLRRARDAVRRLKDV is encoded by the coding sequence ATGACTGGCACCTTTTTGGCTGCACTCGCCAAGTTTTTAAGCGGCGCCAGCGCCCGCTGGGTCGATTGCCAGCCTGATACTTGCCAACGAGTGTATTTTGCTAATCACACAAGCCATCTCGATGCCTTGGTCGTGTGGTCGTTGTTGCCATTCGAATTGCGAAATCTCACTCGACCAGTGGCTGCAAAAGACTATTGGAACAGTGGTTCGATCCGCCGTTATTTGGCCACCAAGGTGTTCGACGCGCTGCTGATCGACCGGACGGAAATTAAGGTGCATAATAGTCCCATCGACATCATGATTCGCGAAATCGGCCAAACCAAATCCTTGATTGTGTTTCCAGAAGGCGGCCGGAGCGTTGATGGAGAAATAGGCGAGTTCAAAAGTGGGTTGTACTACTTGGGTAAGAAACGTCCTGACCTCGAACTCGTGCCAGTATACATTGACAACATGAATCGCGTTTTGCCCCGTGGCGAAGTACTGCCCGTTCCGTTGCTTAGCTGCATCACGTTTGGTCCGCCAATTTGGCTTGATAAGGGGGAGCCCAAAAACGATTTTCTGCGGCGCGCTCGTGATGCGGTCCGTCGCTTAAAAGATGTCTGA
- a CDS encoding glycosyltransferase, producing the protein MSAILEISDENQDLTLPLAPSPTTNRTLDGSAARHRTVRADTLAESVVVLLVLTSIQRLIGFVRSILVCRWLSPEELGQWDMAFGFLTLAAPLTVLGLPGSFGRYVEYFRLRGQLQTLLRRTTIACTALAAIAFALMCFASPLLSKIVFGRSNDTQLVMAMAVCLIITIAFNYLTELMTALRMARITSVVQFLNSAIFMISSVALLIVWQRQAIAMVVAYGIAYVGLAVWMAWFLRSHWHTPLESRQIESEKQDTFWPRLLSFAVWVWISNLLFNLFDVVDRYLIVHTSNAADPLSIVGAYHSSRIVPYLLVSVATLLGGIVLPHLSHDWESGHRDKVSAKLNFILKLLGLLLFTGSIAILFVAPLMFNVAFNGKYASGMAVLPWTLTFSAWFGLISMAQLYLWCAERARIGCLALLIGLIANIGINLALIPHFGLHGAVWARSAANFFTLAMIYRFNAWLGMKIDRSLLIVSVLPLALSFGPWVASVTLIIMVCAIICTNHIFSSREKRQMLEVWQGNISRLRSFGKARSIVVLNSSLVPADGTLDLLQNLEPEEFADSNQHALIQKVPSDYADSPLSRPLRVMFCNTSLHVGGAETLLFNLLQRLDRSRFAPELCCLKELGEVGEELAQNIPVHAHLLRNKFDVRILGRLTRLLREREIDAVVTVGGGDKMFWGRLAAWRSGVPVIVSALHSTGWPDGINWLNRRLTPLNDAFVAVAANHARHLVERERLPSHRVYLIPNGVDTNAFRPQPSNAILRQQLNIPASAPVVGIVAVLRPEKNHEMFLRVAAAVRRQMPEAHFLVIGDGPRRVELESLSVQLGLSEHVHFLGKRPDVPELLNLLEAFVLTSHNEANPVSILEALATAKPVVATKVGSVPETVLDKICGFLVNPGDELAMTNRVLELLLNPAKARGLGVAGRRHVIEHWSLDRMVAGYEELLLRLYFHKSRGLALQDKQFAPTKTAKPC; encoded by the coding sequence ATGTCTGCCATTCTAGAAATATCTGACGAGAATCAAGATCTAACACTTCCGTTAGCCCCTTCTCCGACGACGAACAGAACGTTAGATGGCTCTGCGGCGCGTCATAGGACTGTCCGCGCCGATACTTTGGCCGAAAGCGTCGTGGTGCTGTTGGTCTTAACCAGCATACAACGGCTTATTGGTTTCGTACGCAGCATTCTTGTTTGCCGCTGGTTAAGCCCAGAAGAATTAGGCCAATGGGATATGGCTTTCGGATTCCTAACGCTAGCGGCGCCTCTAACTGTTTTAGGATTGCCAGGCAGCTTTGGACGATATGTGGAATATTTTCGTCTGCGAGGACAACTACAGACTTTGCTGCGGCGAACCACAATTGCCTGTACCGCCCTGGCCGCCATAGCCTTCGCACTGATGTGCTTTGCAAGTCCGCTGTTATCGAAGATTGTGTTTGGTAGGTCGAATGACACTCAACTGGTGATGGCAATGGCCGTTTGTCTCATTATCACCATCGCCTTCAATTACCTGACAGAACTAATGACGGCATTAAGGATGGCACGCATTACATCTGTCGTTCAGTTTCTCAATAGCGCAATCTTTATGATATCAAGCGTAGCCCTATTGATTGTCTGGCAGCGTCAGGCAATCGCCATGGTTGTGGCTTACGGCATTGCGTACGTAGGGCTGGCAGTTTGGATGGCCTGGTTTTTGCGGTCCCACTGGCACACGCCCCTTGAATCAAGACAAATTGAAAGCGAAAAACAAGACACTTTCTGGCCACGGCTCTTGTCGTTCGCTGTTTGGGTGTGGATCAGCAATCTGTTGTTCAATTTGTTCGACGTTGTAGATCGTTATCTGATCGTTCATACTTCCAACGCGGCCGATCCTCTATCTATCGTGGGTGCCTACCATAGCTCGCGAATCGTTCCGTACTTACTCGTGTCTGTGGCTACTTTATTAGGCGGCATTGTGCTGCCTCACCTGAGCCACGATTGGGAATCAGGGCACCGGGATAAAGTGTCGGCAAAGTTGAACTTCATTCTCAAGTTACTTGGATTGCTGCTTTTTACAGGGTCGATTGCAATTCTGTTCGTAGCACCGCTTATGTTCAACGTAGCCTTCAACGGAAAATACGCATCGGGCATGGCGGTTCTCCCTTGGACTCTGACATTTAGCGCATGGTTTGGTTTGATTAGCATGGCCCAATTGTACTTATGGTGCGCAGAACGCGCGCGAATTGGTTGCCTGGCGCTGCTAATTGGTTTGATTGCCAATATCGGCATCAATTTGGCGCTGATCCCACATTTTGGTCTACATGGTGCTGTTTGGGCTCGATCAGCGGCCAATTTTTTCACGTTGGCGATGATCTATCGATTTAACGCTTGGTTGGGAATGAAGATTGACCGCTCGCTATTGATTGTGTCCGTATTACCGCTGGCTCTGAGTTTCGGACCGTGGGTGGCATCAGTCACTTTGATAATTATGGTTTGTGCGATCATTTGCACAAATCACATTTTCTCCAGCAGAGAAAAGCGACAGATGCTCGAAGTATGGCAAGGAAATATATCCCGCCTGCGCTCATTTGGGAAAGCTCGCTCCATAGTTGTGCTTAATTCCTCTTTGGTGCCAGCCGACGGCACTCTGGATTTGCTGCAAAATTTAGAGCCGGAAGAATTCGCGGATTCCAATCAGCATGCGTTGATCCAAAAGGTTCCTTCCGATTACGCCGATTCGCCTTTGTCACGCCCATTGCGGGTCATGTTTTGCAATACCTCGTTGCATGTCGGCGGCGCTGAAACATTATTGTTCAACCTGCTTCAACGGCTCGATCGATCACGGTTCGCACCGGAACTGTGTTGTTTGAAAGAATTAGGGGAAGTGGGCGAAGAATTGGCGCAGAATATTCCTGTTCATGCTCATTTATTACGAAACAAGTTCGATGTACGGATCCTAGGACGCCTTACTCGGTTATTGCGCGAGAGAGAAATTGATGCGGTTGTGACCGTCGGCGGCGGCGATAAAATGTTCTGGGGTCGATTGGCTGCATGGCGCAGCGGCGTGCCGGTGATCGTTTCCGCTCTGCATTCCACCGGTTGGCCCGATGGCATCAACTGGCTCAACCGGCGTCTGACTCCACTGAATGATGCATTCGTGGCAGTCGCTGCAAACCATGCTCGACATCTTGTAGAGCGAGAGCGATTGCCAAGCCATCGCGTTTATCTAATTCCTAATGGCGTTGATACCAATGCATTCAGACCGCAACCATCCAATGCAATTCTAAGGCAACAATTAAACATTCCCGCTTCCGCACCGGTAGTCGGCATTGTAGCCGTGCTACGACCGGAGAAAAACCACGAAATGTTCCTTCGTGTGGCTGCGGCCGTTCGCAGGCAAATGCCAGAAGCGCATTTCCTTGTCATCGGCGATGGGCCCCGTCGCGTGGAATTGGAGTCGCTTTCAGTCCAACTCGGTCTGAGTGAACATGTCCATTTTCTCGGCAAGCGCCCTGACGTGCCCGAATTGTTAAATCTTCTTGAAGCATTCGTGCTAACCTCACACAACGAGGCTAATCCAGTTTCGATTTTGGAAGCACTCGCCACCGCCAAGCCTGTTGTGGCTACAAAAGTTGGCTCCGTGCCGGAAACAGTGCTCGACAAAATCTGCGGATTTCTTGTGAATCCGGGCGATGAACTGGCGATGACCAACCGTGTATTGGAACTTTTATTAAACCCTGCCAAAGCCAGGGGCCTCGGCGTTGCCGGTCGCCGACATGTGATAGAGCATTGGTCGCTTGATCGAATGGTCGCCGGATACGAAGAACTGCTTTTGCGGCTGTATTTCCACAAGTCCCGTGGCTTAGCTTTGCAGGATAAGCAGTTTGCTCCGACAAAAACCGCAAAACCGTGTTGA